GGATTATCGTTTTTATGAAAAGGATATGGTGCATCCCAATCAACTTGCGATAGCTTACATTTGGGAAAAGTTCAAATCGGTTTGGATTGCTGAAGAAGCGTATTCCAGTATGGAAGAAGTGGAAACCGTTCAAAAAGGATTATTGCACAAACCTTTTAACCCCAATTCAAATGCACATCAAAAGTTTGCGGCTTCACTTCAAGCTAAAATTGTCTATCTTCAAGAAAAGTATCCCTTCATTCAATTCTAAAACATGAAAAAAGTACTGTTTGGGGCATTGATCGCACTGGCATCGGTATTGATCTATAAATCCTGTACTGACGATAGGGAGGAAAAGGCAATATTAAGAGAAAATTCGTTGCTCATTCAAGAGGAATTGAAAAATGTTTCCAAGCTTATCGTTACCGAGGGTCATTTTGCCGAGGTCTATAATTATAAAGATTCTAAAGCACTGTTCGGTTCACTCATTTCGGCCGATAAAAGAGCTTTGGTCGTAGTGAATGCTGAGGTTGCTATTGCATATGACCTTTCCCAAGTTGATTATGAAATAGAAGAGACAGAAAAGACGATTTACATTAAGTCCATTCCGGAACCTGAGATAAAAATAAATCCTGATTTTGAATACTACGATGTATCTGCAGATTACCTGAACCCTTTTAGTGCGAATGATTACAACAAAATTAAAAATACGGTCAAATCTTCATTGCTAAAAAAGATTGAAACCTCTTCGTTAAAATCTAATGCCGAAAACAGGCTGGTCAGCGAACTTTCAAAACTCTATGTGCTTACAAATTCCTTGGGCTGGAAGTTGGTATACAATCAAAAACAAATTGATTCTTCAACTCAATTAGAGGCTATGGGAAAAACTATGGTCGACTAAGCTCAGTCCGTCATCAATCAAATGACCCACTTTAGGATTATGTTGTTTTACGGTTTCCAAGTGCTCTATAATCTCTTTCTGGAAATCTTCATCACTACTTTTTTTGGCCAACTCATAAAGTTCCGTAGGTAATAACCAATCGTTAGGATATTCTTTTTTTATTTCCTGAAACACCTTGTGACGGGAAATGGTGGTATTCGTGCCCTCTCTAAACTCTCTTATCTGCTTGTAATAAACTTC
The nucleotide sequence above comes from Flagellimonas sp. HMM57. Encoded proteins:
- a CDS encoding DUF4230 domain-containing protein; translation: MKKVLFGALIALASVLIYKSCTDDREEKAILRENSLLIQEELKNVSKLIVTEGHFAEVYNYKDSKALFGSLISADKRALVVVNAEVAIAYDLSQVDYEIEETEKTIYIKSIPEPEIKINPDFEYYDVSADYLNPFSANDYNKIKNTVKSSLLKKIETSSLKSNAENRLVSELSKLYVLTNSLGWKLVYNQKQIDSSTQLEAMGKTMVD